The sequence GAAACGGAAGCTTCCGATTTCGATCGGAGAGAGTGATGTGGCACTTGGCCTGGATTTCCCCGGGACGATCGGCTCCGCCAAATAGAGGCACACGTACTCGAacgacccggcttcgcgtacctaTGCGGTTCACCGAGCTGGGAGCGGTGTGTCCTTTATCTTTTGGTTAGGATCGGGATTCGTGCAATTGACGACACGCAGAAAGACGAACCTACACTCTCTAAACACTGGTCCGAAAATGTAACGTAAAGGACTTTTCCGTCGGCAATTAACGACCGACGTGGAATATTCGCTACGATTGACTAGCGACCTCACTCACCTCCGTTTGGCTACCTACTTGAGGCGGGCCTTCGCTGGGCACACGGGTCGGACGGTCGACGGACGAAGTCGTGGTAGAATACCACGAACGGAATCTCGATGAGATGATGAATGCCGCCGATTAGCGACAGAAAATCCAGCCGTACGAAAAAAGCGCAGGGCGCTGCGTGTCCAACACGAAATCACattattttaagaattgctcagcctaattaaatttaattaccttttttcgtattaattcactttaataaaatTATCTGAGCAGAAAACGCAATGGATTGGACCTCGGTCCACTAAactaggaagaaaaaaacagaacatttaacaccacttatttttttaaactcactcactaattttaccttcaaattaaactaaaattactcaagcaaaatcttaaacttTCAAGAACTGAACGTAAGTATTTTATTCGCGCACTTCTGCTCTCCAGCCGATTCGTAGACGAAATGAGCGAGTCTGAGTCGTTCTTGCGCCAAGAAGttttgaatcttttgaaatcattttactattcaacaattcaaatctgagctatcattcaatttgactaaagcatattaaaaaaaaacaatgcgccaaccgattagcatggcgatcggaggcatggcgcctgtttgccgcctatttgcagctcacatgcgtgccataatgagttgagcttttataacaaatactattaacttgaaattgatacaggaacgaacagattttatatgggtcgaagtcgacggaacgattggttcgacgaagagtgcagacagattctggaggagaaggacgcagcgcgggcggtcgcgctgcagcaaggtacccggcagaaagtggaacgttatagacggaagcggagacagcagacccgcctttttcaggagaagaaacgccgcctggaagaagcggagtgcgaggagatggaacagctgtgccgttctcaagatacacgcaagttctatcagaagctcaacgcatcccgcaaaggcttcgtgccgcgagccgaaatgtgccgggataaggatgggagcatcttgacggacgaacgtgtggtgatcgaaaggtggaagcagcactacgaggaacatctgaatggcgctgagagtacaggcagtgaaagtcaagacagcggaggagatgactgtAGTGAtacagcaaaaaaataaaaaaaaataaaataaataagattgtgggataaaatttatttacataATATTTAAgatactaaaaaaaaaaaaagatatgtaTCTCAAAATCTGGCAACTGGGCCTCAAGAGAACGCAACATGAATGCGTCCCTATGCAAAAGGAAACAACAAAACGCAGAGTTGCGTCTCACTCGAATAGGCATGAAAGAGAAAAAGAGATATCCTTTTCTAGGAGCGTCATTCTGTGTACGATTGTTGAGATGATCGGAGCGTATTCTATTCCATCCTGCCAAAGAAAATTCTGGATACGACATGGCGAAGCCAGTAGGTAAGtataacatggaaattaatcTATTTACAGGTACATAACATAAAATACGATTAGTGAAAAAGTAAAATGCAAGAAAATTGTGAATATGATTAAGTAAAAGTCGAGAAATAGTTAACATTTACTACGAAATGAATTGCGTTGGGAAAAAAATGGCGTCCATTTGGAACAATCAGTGCCTGAGCGAAGCGGTCTCGGCAtgtgaaaaaaagaaaaggaaacTTTATAAAAATTCCATTTTGTGTGTGAGCGAAGCGGTCTCAACACTGTTAATATAACTTACGGAACAATCGGTGCATGAGCGATGCGGTCTcagcacaaacaaaaaaaaaaaaaaaaaaaaagtttttcataaCCAAGAATCCTAATTCTGTCTGAGCGAGGCGGTCTCAGCACAGCGcatcccataaaaaaaataataataataaataattgagcaattaaaaaaaaatataaaaaaataagggATATGTGAGCAATGTTACATTTACATATTCTTCTCTCTACGCAAacgataaaattaaaaaaaaaaaaaaaaaaagttcgatgCGCAGTGCATTAAATTGTGATTTCTGTTTTTTTATATTACGCTATCAACTAGTACATTTTATGTTATGATTTGGCCAACTGAAtgtaatatttcaaaaatatattaatCTTAAACTAAAGAATTAGAAAAACTAAAAGTTTATGTTGTGATTTACAGAACACACCGGGCGGAATACGCAAAAGAAAAGCTATACAGTGAAGTACTTGACACATCAGCCAATTTTTGAAGAAAGGAACAAGCAAACTGAACCGATCAACACGATTGAGACAGAAACAACACGCCAGGCGGCGGTTGAGAGTATTGCCTATTCACGTGAGAGAAATGGGCAAAATGAACCGGCATCAGTTTACAAGCGCAAACAAGCGATACGCCAACCGGGAGTTGAAATGGCTATAGGCTCCAACGAGAATAATGGACGAGAAGAATCCGCAACAGCAATGATCGAAGTTATTGATACACCATCGGAATGTAGAGAAGCGACAACAGCAACGGCGAATAAACAGAGGAAGTTGAGTAAAATGAAGGAATTATCTCGCGAGCTAGCAGCGGAGAAATCAAGGAACATTCAATTGTTGGAAGAACTCCAACGAAGCAAACGAGCGATGGAGGAACTCGAACGAAACAGGCAAATAAATGAAGAAGTCAACGCTAGCCCAGCCGGCGGGTCTAGGTTTGAATACGAACAGGATAATCGTTTTTCCAGCACCCGGAGAGCACAAGGTGTTTCAAGTCAGGAAGAGTCCAGGTTTTACACGTCTATTAATCAGCTCTCCATTGCCTCGGTCAGCATCCCAGAGTGCAAGCCAACAGAGGACGGGGAAATTCACCGACAATCGTTTGAATCATGGAAAGACCTTTTAGTGGACTCCATGATGCTAGCCGGAGTAGCGGATGAAGTCACAATGTTTAGGATTTTCAAGGTCAAAGCTGGCGCACAGCTTcttgaaatattcaaaaataccAAGTCATCGGAGGAAGATCCAAATCCTGAGTACTTTCCATTCACAAACGCGATATCCAGGCTTAAGACATACTTTGGATCAGGATCTGACGTAATGCTAATGAGGCGTAAATTGGCACTACTGACGCAGAAGCCGAATGAATCTGACTTATCGTACATAACTCGAGTCGGACAATGGCTCGATTGTGTGAATTTGATAGTACGAAGGAGTTCGAGCAGATTGTCGCGACCGTAGCCGAGCACGCTACGAATAGAGAAGTGCGCACGGCTTCACTGAAGATGTTGAGCCGAAATCAGTGTTTCACAGACCTCGTCGACAAAGTACGGGAGATCGAAgcaattaaattaaatgaagaatttgtgaagaaaAAATACGCAGCTCATGAGCCAACGATGGTTGCATCCGTTAGCGCATCATTTCCGAAGAGCAACAGCCGGCATTTCGATTATATGCCTCAGAGATCAATCCAGAACTACGGTAACAGCTCCAGAGGAGGTTTTCGAGCACCCAGAGGTAGGCAGTTCCATGCTAGTCGAGGTCTTCCCTCACGATCAATGCGATGGGATAAATGCTGGCGATGTAATAGCATTTATCATGAAGCACATACTTGCGGCCACAAAGACAAGAAATGTAATTATTGCGGAATTCTTGGACATATCCAACGAGCATGTCGATCACGAGGTAACGCTTCTGGTATGAAGCGACCAGCAACAGAGTCATTCGAGAGTACGCCACAGAAGATCGCCAAAATTGATGAATTGAAAGACGAGACGGAAGCTGTTCAACCAGTAAGTGAGCCTGATGATTAACtatttcttcatttttattgttaaaacctaaaagaaaaagataaaaatTAATAACAAATAGCATAAATGTTGagttaataatttaaaaaaaaatggtaattaaaaaaaaaagaaaaaaaaagtataataaaaatgaaaaaaaaagaaagcagATATGTAATTTTTACGCCTGAAAAAACTGTAGCAATCATGATGACCATTTGTGGTTTATGTTCCCTACAGATGCTTCTAAAATCGAAGGTAAAATCGCCGAGCAATACTTCCGAGGTCGAAAAAGGTGTCCAGGCTGCGTTAAAAAATGTTCCACAGAATCAGCCCAATGCAATCCACAAAGTTGCCCAAATCTCAGGTCCTTGCATCACTGCTCAGAGCAACAAGAGTGACGAAGCAATCATCGCTGCTACGGTATCAGgtatgaaatgcatttttatGATAGATTCAGGCGCACAAGTAAATACTTTTACTGAGGATATGTTCGCGAAGCTGATTGAGGATGTAAACTACAGTAGCGGGATTCTAAACATTAAGTACAAGTCAGATAAAACCCTCAAGGCATATGCGACAGAAGGTACCATCAACGTTGTGGCTACATTTCACGCTCCCCTTTATATATCTAGTGACAGACCAACTTACATAGAAAAGTTTTATGTGGTTAAGGAGACTCGTGCCCTACTAGGAAGGCCCACTGCTTCACGATATAGCGTACTGTTGTTGGGTCTACAAGTTCCGCTTCAACTAACAGTGGAGCACATTGAAACGTATGCAGGAGAAATTGCAACAATTGTTTCCAACGCGATTTTTCCCAAATTTAACGTACCACCCGTCAAAATCTTTTATGATCGAACAAAACCACCTTGCAGAAACGTGTTTACGAATATACCTCTTGCTGTTAGACCGTTAGTGGAAAAGAGACTGCAGGACCTAGTATCGGCCGATATTATTGAAAGAGTTGTTGACGGGATGGATACATCATTCTGTTCGTCGATGCTGATTGTACCAAAGGGTAAGGATGACATTCGACTAGTCATCGATTTACGTGGACCGAATCGTGTCATACAACGTACTCCTTTCCCAATTCCTTCGCTGGAGAAAATAGTAGCGAGGCTGGACGGAGCCAAGTGGTTTTCTACGATTGATCTGTCGAATGCATACTTCCATATAGAATTACATCAAGAATCGCGTCATCTGACCAACTTTTTCACCGAATTCGGTATGTTTCGGTGTGTAAGACTTCCATTTGGTCTTTGCAATGCTCCCGACATATTTCAGGAGACGTTGCAAAGGACTGTACTAGCTGATTGCGATGGGTGCATAAATTATTTGGATGATTGTTTAATATTTGGTTCTACAAAGGAGGAACATgacaaaaatctgcaaaaagtaCTCGCATGTCTTGCGAACCATAATGTTAAGTTAAACAAGGAGAAGTGCACCTTTGGAAGCCAGTCGGTCACATTTATCGGATTTCGTCTAACTAAGGACGGTTgggaaatagaagaagaaaaagtccaagcaattaaaaattttcGGCAACCAAGCAACTGTGCGGAAGTTAAAAGCTTCCTAGGACTGATCACTTTTGTGGATAGATTCATTGTGCATCGAGCtacaaaatctgaaaatctacgTAACCTTGCCAGTTCCGAGACATTTTATTGGACTGAACAGGAAAACCAAGAAttcaatttgcttaaaaatgATATCGCTAATACGATTAAGAGACTCGGCTATTACAATCTGAGCGATCGTATAGAACTCTTCGTAGATGCTTCATCCATTGGTCTGGGTGCAGTGCTTACGCAAGTTGATAGAAATGGTGTCCCAAGAATCGTGGCATGCGCTTCTAAAGCATTGTCGCTACCTGAAAAAAAGTATCCCCAGACACAAAAGGAAGCACTTGCAGTTGTCTGGGGTATTGAAAGATTCTCTTACTACTTGTTGACGAGACATTTCATTGTACGTACAGACGCAGAAGCAATCCAGTACATATTCAATACGAATCATCGTCTAGGAAGGCGGGCGATATCACGCGCTGAGAGTTGGGCATTAAGACTACAGCCCTTTGATTATGAAATCCAACGGGTTCCGGGCAATCAAAACATTGCCGATGCATTGTCTAGGCTGATAAAGCATCTCAAGAGTTTCGTCCTCTGGATGAGGAATGGGAAAGTCACTACCTCTACTCTTTGGATTCAGGATGTATGACTATAACATGGGACGAGATTGAAGTGATGTCAGAAAAGGACATCGAATTGACATCTGTGAGACAAGCATTGTTAACGAACAAATGGCCCACAGATATGCGAGCATTTGAGGCTCAAAAACAAAATCTGAGGCCTTGTGGAAATATGGTTTTCAAAGAGGACAGAGTAATTCTTCCCCGATCGCTGCGAGACAAAGCTCTTGAATCTGCACATGGCGGCCATATCGGAGAAGTGGCAATGAAGCGTGTTATGCGGGAGTATTTTTGGTGGCCTAGAATGTCTACGGAAATAACCAATTTCATGAAGAGATGCACTACTTGTGCCCAACTATCAAGACGTAACCCGCCGTTACCTCTTACTTCACGAGAATTACCCGAAGGACCGTGGCAAATGCTTCAAATTGATTTTCTTGCCTTACCTGGATTTGGTTCTGGAGAATATTTGGTTGTGACGGATACGTATTCACGCTACCTGACTGTGGTGGAAATGAAATCCATCGATGCATCGTCAACAAATGCGGCTTTGGTTGACGTTTTTAGAACGTGGGGATTTCCTTGTGTCATACAGAGCGACAATGGTCCCCCGTTCCAAAGTTCCGCTTTTGTCACATACTGGGAGGACAGAGGAGTAAAAGTACGTAAATCTGTTCCTCTCAGCCCGCAGAGTAATGGGGCTGTGGAAAGACAAAATTCGGGAATCATCAAGGCCTTGTCAGCATCTAAATTGGAGGGAACTCCCTGGCGAACAGCACTCCAACAGTATGTCCATAGACATAACACTTTTATACCGCATTCCCGATTGTTAGTTACCCCATTCGAACTTATGGTCGGGTGGAAATATAGAGGTAATTTTCCTGGGCTTTGGAAGTCGTCCAACTCTGAAGAATCCAATCAACTCGACCGAACGGAGATTGTGGAACTGGATACAGAGACCAAACTGGTGTCTAAGCAGTACGCAGATCGGGTTCGAGGTGCTAAGATAAGCGATATCAAAATCGGCGATATTGTTCTACTTGCCAGTCAGAAAAGGTGTAAAACAGACCCAACATTCATGAATGAGCGCTTCGAGGTCGTTGCCAGAGATGGTGCAAAGGTAGTAGTCATGAATAGATCAGGCATTCAGTATGGTAGAAATGTACAAGACGTAAAACTAGCGCCAGCTCCTCAGTCGCGAGACACCGAAACAGAAACCACCGAAGAGGAATCACAACAGATCCAAGGTGAATTGGCTGCCGAACCATCACTATCAGAAGGATACCGGAATTTGCGACAACGATCAACAATTAACCGACCGAGCAGATTTGACGATATGTACATCTACCGGGTGTTTTACTAATTCGCTCCTGACCGAATGACCGACACTATTCACTGCAAATAAAACAATTTCGGTACCggatgaaattgtttttttaaccGAAAAGCAGGAAAATCGCCGTTTTTGCTTCATGACAGTAAACAGGTAAACGAAAATTTGTTGCGTCGTAGTTTCATTTTTTAACCTTTTTTGTTTTGACAGAACTTAACAACTATCAAACTATACACGCTACCAGAAATCTACCGAAACATCATTATTTAATATTAACTGGTGACTACAGACTCGTCGAAATCACTAACtcgccgaaaaaaaaaatgttttttggatTGTTACGTTCCGTTATTTCCCATTAAATTCATATGTACATCTAGACGATAATTACAATATgtatcaataataataataaaaataataaatttaatatagACATTTACCCTCAAACAAAAGTAAAAATACTTGATGTGGTGCAGCTACGTGATTGatggaaaaaaaatagataaaattaaaaaaaaattaaatgtggctTGAGGAATTACAGAAAAGTGATTTAAATTGATTGGCATATGAGTTCTCTTCTTTAGCCTTTATTAAGAATAAAGCGGAATCGACAGACTGATATCAAGAATTTAATGGAGTTGGGTAGGCAGCTGTATAGTATATATGGAGCATACAGCATGCACTTTGGATCGAACCATGTGCTAGCCTTCAGGAGGAAGAATATTTGAAAGATAAAAGTTGTTGTTCTACAAGTTCTATgtataatataaaaaaatatatatatatatatatattagtcGTTTTTTCATTCAGACCAGAAGATCTAGACGATAAATGAAGAAATTGAATAACATGGTGGTTAAGGGATGTTGGCAATCAAGGGCTCGTTTTGTAAGAAATATAATATGATATTCAACAGTATAGAGTACAGATGGGGATGAATGTAGTGAtacagcaaaaaaataaaaaaaaaaaaaataaataagattgtgggataaaatttatttacataCACAGCAAAAATTATTGTAATGTGCATCGACGTAATCATAACGATTTACTAAAACAATCGAtgtaatcaaaatttcaatatgCAAAATTAACAATAATTCAATGTAATACTACATCTCTCCTGAAATTACACAGAACCTAAATCACTTTTTCTCATTACATATTACTTGTGTAATATTAATTGCTGACATTAGTTAAAATTACATAGCAATAAATGCAACCCATCGAGTGCATATGGTTATGAGTTAATATTACACAGAAATGGTGTAATTTCGCATtcaaagaaaattaattttaaatctcgCAACACTGTCCTGACTGACATCAGTGCAGTTTTGAGATTCGAGTGGTGAGGTGCCATGTTTATTTTCAGTTCGTGTTACCCGTGTTACCGGGAGATTGTTTTAAATCTATTTGTTAATTTTAtcgtttaaaattaaaattttgtagTTAAAATTGGATAATTTTAGACTCTATATAGTGGTGGTAGTGCGCTAGAGGTTGCTTCTTCTGGCCCTTCCGGCAGATTATGCTCTGCCTCAACGTTACAATCTACAGACGGCCCGTATGTGCCCCGCTTTTGAGCTCCTTCGCCGTTCTTGTACAGGTTCCACGCAAGATACAGCAACGACGCAACTCCTTGAAGTGATTGAAGGCATCCCGTCGTCATATGACCGGAAGGAGCTGGACGGGCTGCCGACGAAGATGACTGTAAGTATGGCGACATCCATAGTTTGGAAGTAAAGATAAAATCACGTTTGTGGCTCTTAATTCTAGGAAGGGAAATCAGGAGGTTCTCCACCAGCAGGACGAGAAAATACCTCCGGAAGCGCATTTATTGGCTGTCCAGTAAATCTTGCTGGTTCATTCTCTAAGTCCTTACCGTTGCACAGACGAGCTTGGGACGGACACAATCATTCTCGGGGTCGGGCGACAGCAAGGAGACAAGCTTATATGCGATGCGTTACGATAGGAAATTCCTGAGACGGCAACATGGGAGGCAAGATGAAATTCATTCTGCATTGGTGCGGGTAAGTCATCCTGGGAAAGTAACTTATTCTAGAATCGAAATGCGTATGTACATAAAGTGTGCGTTGATTGCTCGAGGTCCTCAAACGATTTTCTTAACGTATTCGATTAATATTCTCAGAAGAATCGTAGGACTTCCGAATATAATCCGCCTGGAAtcctaattgtttttttttccactgAAACCGGATTGtaagaaaaaatcttttgagaatcagaagaaaattatttttggattCCGAAGAATAATTTTTAGGattctaaaaacaaaacaaaaatggaaTCCAGGATCATTGTTTtcgcattattttttattttctcatacCCAAGTCGGAGGTAGCATGTTAAGAAGTGTGAAGTGCTTAAAAGTCTTCTCCGTTTAGCTTGGTGCATGGCTGCATGCCGCcatccgcaaatcgtcttccacctgatccatccacttgctcgctgtgcacctcgcatTTTGTTCCCGtcgatcgttgtcgagaaccattttcaccggattactgttcgacattctgcccggcccaccgcagtcatccgattttcgcggtgtgaacgatgggtaGTTCCcctaacagctgatgcaactcgtgattcatccACTCATCCACATATACCGTTCATCATCTGCAACCTACCATAGATGGAAAACAGCCCTTTCGAGAATTTTGAGCTGGGGTTCCACGAGCATCGTACacgtctcgtgtccgtagagttCGTAggttccgaagggaatttcgaaaggaatccgTTAGTGATTCCGAAGTGAATCATTTAAGGACTCCGAAGGGAATCATTCTGCTATTCCGAAGTGATTGTGATTCCTAAACGAATCATTCGCGATTGCGAAGCGAATCCTTCTGCAATTCCATATCGAATCTGAAGTGAATCCTTTCGCGATCTCGAATTAAATCCTTTCAAGATTCTGGAGGTAATCTTTTGgcattccaccggaaattcttttgagattCCGCAGATAATCATTTTAAGATTCCGCAAGGAATTTTTGCATGCATGGTgatatttttccatataaacttccaacgagtttagcactgcccaaacgttgaccgagttggctgaaattttgtccagagcatcagggcatcaaatagaaccgaataagagggcggcccatcaaaaaaattgaacaaagtttttcccatactaatttgagccacgcTAGGCTACATATAAGGTAACCTTCTAGGTTTCGACAGTAAATTCTTTATGCGTTCCGCGAGgcattccgaaggaaatcctttagggataccgaagggaatcctttagggcttccgaagggaatcctttagggcttccgaagggaatcctttagggcttccgaagggaatcctttagggcttccgaagggaatcctttagggcttccgaagggaatcctttagggcttccgaagggaatcctttagggcttccgaagggaatcctttagggcttccgaagggaatcctttagggcttccgaagggaatccttgagggattccgaaggga comes from Armigeres subalbatus isolate Guangzhou_Male chromosome 2, GZ_Asu_2, whole genome shotgun sequence and encodes:
- the LOC134215801 gene encoding uncharacterized protein LOC134215801; the encoded protein is MARLCEFDSTKEFEQIVATVAEHATNREVRTASLKMLSRNQCFTDLVDKVREIEAIKLNEEFVKKKYAAHEPTMVASVSASFPKSNSRHFDYMPQRSIQNYGNSSRGGFRAPRGRQFHASRGLPSRSMRWDKCWRCNSIYHEAHTCGHKDKKCNYCGILGHIQRACRSRGNASGMKRPATESFESTPQKIAKIDELKDETEAVQPVSEPDD
- the LOC134215802 gene encoding uncharacterized protein K02A2.6-like produces the protein MRAFEAQKQNLRPCGNMVFKEDRVILPRSLRDKALESAHGGHIGEVAMKRVMREYFWWPRMSTEITNFMKRCTTCAQLSRRNPPLPLTSRELPEGPWQMLQIDFLALPGFGSGEYLVVTDTYSRYLTVVEMKSIDASSTNAALVDVFRTWGFPCVIQSDNGPPFQSSAFVTYWEDRGVKVRKSVPLSPQSNGAVERQNSGIIKALSASKLEGTPWRTALQQYVHRHNTFIPHSRLLVTPFELMVGWKYRGNFPGLWKSSNSEESNQLDRTEIVELDTETKLVSKQYADRVRGAKISDIKIGDIVLLASQKRCKTDPTFMNERFEVVARDGAKVVVMNRSGIQYGRNVQDVKLAPAPQSRDTETETTEEESQQIQGELAAEPSLSEGYRNLRQRSTINRPSRFDDMYIYRVFY